In the genome of Streptococcus mitis, one region contains:
- a CDS encoding DNA recombinase: protein MKYFEVELENPDEFLKLQTEDFVKANRLLLRKIIQSVTVYEENFVISFKSGIELEV, encoded by the coding sequence ATGAAATATTTTGAGGTTGAGTTAGAAAATCCTGATGAATTTTTAAAACTACAAACAGAAGATTTTGTGAAAGCTAATCGCTTGCTACTAAGGAAGATAATCCAGAGCGTTACAGTCTATGAAGAAAACTTCGTCATATCCTTTAAATCTGGCATCGAATTGGAAGTATGA
- a CDS encoding MFS transporter, with the protein MEKYNNWKRKFYAIWAGQAVSLITSAILQMAIIFYLTEKTGSAMVLSMASLVGFLPYAILGPAIGVLVDRHDRKKIMIGADLIIAAAGAVLAIVAFCMELPVWMIMIVLFIRSIGTAFHTPALNAVTPLLVPEEQLTKCAGYSQSLQSISYIVSPAVAALLYSVWDLNAIIAIDVLGAVIASITVAIVRIPKLGNQVQSLEPNFIREMKEGVVVLRQNKGLFALLLLGTLYTFVYMPINALFPLISMEHFNGTPVHISITEISFAFGMLAGGLLLGRLGGFEKHVLLITSSFFIMGTSLAVSGILPPNGFVIFVVCCAIMGLSVPFYSGVQTALFQEKIKPEYLGRVFSLIGSIMSLAMPIGLILSGFFADKIGVNHWFLLSGILIIGIAIVCQMITEVRKLDLK; encoded by the coding sequence ATGGAAAAATACAACAATTGGAAACGAAAATTTTATGCAATATGGGCAGGGCAAGCAGTATCATTAATCACTAGTGCCATCCTGCAAATGGCGATTATTTTTTACCTTACAGAAAAAACAGGATCTGCGATGGTCTTGTCTATGGCTTCATTAGTAGGTTTTTTACCCTATGCGATTTTGGGACCTGCCATTGGTGTGCTAGTGGATCGTCATGATAGGAAGAAGATAATGATTGGTGCCGATTTAATTATCGCAGCAGCTGGTGCAGTGCTTGCTATTGTTGCATTCTGTATGGAGCTACCTGTCTGGATGATTATGATAGTATTGTTTATCCGTAGCATTGGAACAGCTTTTCATACCCCAGCACTCAATGCGGTTACACCACTTTTAGTACCAGAAGAACAGCTAACGAAATGCGCAGGCTATAGTCAGTCTTTGCAGTCTATAAGCTATATTGTTAGTCCGGCAGTTGCAGCACTCTTATACTCCGTTTGGGATTTAAATGCTATTATTGCCATCGACGTATTGGGTGCTGTGATTGCATCTATTACGGTAGCAATTGTACGTATACCTAAGCTGGGTAATCAAGTGCAAAGTTTAGAACCAAATTTCATAAGGGAGATGAAAGAAGGAGTTGTGGTTCTGAGACAAAACAAAGGATTGTTTGCCTTATTACTCTTAGGAACACTATATACTTTTGTTTATATGCCAATCAATGCACTATTTCCTTTAATAAGCATGGAACACTTTAATGGAACGCCTGTGCATATTTCTATTACGGAAATTTCCTTTGCATTTGGGATGCTAGCAGGAGGCTTATTATTAGGAAGATTAGGGGGCTTCGAAAAGCATGTATTACTAATAACAAGTTCATTTTTTATAATGGGGACCAGTTTAGCCGTTTCGGGAATACTTCCTCCAAATGGATTTGTAATATTCGTAGTTTGCTGTGCAATAATGGGGCTTTCGGTGCCATTTTATAGCGGTGTGCAAACAGCTCTTTTTCAGGAGAAAATTAAGCCTGAATATTTAGGACGTGTATTTTCTTTGATCGGAAGTATCATGTCACTTGCTATGCCAATTGGGTTAATTCTTTCTGGATTCTTTGCTGATAAAATCGGTGTAAATCATTGGTTTTTACTATCAGGTATTTTAATTATTGGCATTGCTATAGTTTGCCAAATGATAACTGAGGTTAGAAAATTAGATTTAAAATAA
- a CDS encoding ABC transporter, with amino-acid sequence MELILKAKDIRVEFKGRDVLDINELEVYDYDRIGLVGANGAGKSTLLRVLLGELTPPGCKMNRLGELAYIPQLDEVTLQEEKDFALVGKLGVEQLNIQTMSGGEETRLKIAQALSAQVHGILADEPTSHLDREGIDFLIGQLKYFTGALLVISHDRYFLDEIVDKIWELKDGKITEYWGNYSDYLRQKEEERKSQAAEYEQFIAERARLERAAEEKRKQARKIEQKAKGSSKKKSTEDGGRLAHQKSIGSKEKKMYNAAKTLEHRIAALGKVEAPEGIRRIRFRQSKALELHNPYPIVGAEINKVFGDKALFENASFQIPLGAKVALTGGNGIGKTTLIQMILNHEEGISISPKAKIGYFAQNGYKYNSNQNVMEFMQKDCDYNISEIRSVLASMGFKQNDIGKSLSVLSGGEIIKLLLAKMLMGRYNILIMDEPSNFLDIPSLEALEILMKEYTGTIVFITHDKRLLENVADVVYEIRDKKINLKH; translated from the coding sequence ATGGAATTAATATTAAAAGCAAAAGACATTCGTGTGGAATTCAAAGGACGCGATGTTTTAGATATAAATGAATTAGAAGTATATGATTATGACCGTATTGGTTTAGTAGGAGCAAATGGTGCTGGAAAAAGCACTTTACTCAGGGTACTTTTAGGAGAATTAACTCCCCCAGGATGTAAAATGAATCGTCTGGGTGAACTTGCCTATATTCCCCAGTTGGACGAAGTAACTCTGCAGGAGGAAAAAGATTTTGCACTTGTAGGCAAGCTAGGTGTTGAGCAATTAAATATACAGACTATGAGCGGTGGTGAAGAAACAAGGCTTAAAATAGCACAGGCCTTATCGGCACAGGTTCATGGTATTTTAGCGGATGAACCTACGAGCCATTTAGACCGTGAAGGAATTGATTTTCTAATAGGACAGCTAAAATATTTTACAGGTGCACTGTTAGTTATTAGCCATGACCGCTATTTTCTTGATGAAATAGTAGATAAAATATGGGAACTGAAAGATGGCAAAATCACTGAGTATTGGGGAAACTATTCTGATTATCTTCGTCAGAAAGAGGAAGAACGTAAGAGCCAAGCTGCAGAATACGAACAATTTATTGCGGAACGTGCCCGATTGGAAAGGGCTGCGGAGGAAAAGCGAAAACAGGCTCGTAAAATAGAACAGAAGGCAAAAGGTTCTTCAAAGAAAAAAAGTACTGAAGACGGAGGGCGTTTAGCTCATCAAAAATCAATAGGAAGTAAGGAAAAAAAGATGTATAATGCTGCTAAAACCCTAGAGCACAGGATTGCGGCCTTAGGAAAAGTAGAAGCTCCGGAAGGCATTCGCAGAATTCGTTTCAGGCAAAGTAAAGCATTGGAGCTCCATAATCCATACCCTATAGTCGGTGCAGAAATTAATAAAGTATTTGGGGATAAGGCTCTGTTTGAAAATGCATCTTTTCAAATTCCGTTAGGAGCAAAAGTGGCGTTAACTGGTGGTAATGGAATCGGAAAAACAACTTTAATCCAAATGATCTTAAACCATGAAGAAGGAATTTCTATTTCGCCTAAGGCAAAAATAGGTTACTTTGCACAGAATGGTTACAAGTACAACAGTAATCAGAATGTTATGGAGTTTATGCAGAAGGATTGTGACTACAATATATCAGAAATTCGTTCAGTGCTAGCATCTATGGGGTTCAAACAGAACGATATTGGAAAAAGTTTATCTGTTTTAAGCGGTGGAGAAATTATAAAATTGTTGCTTGCTAAAATGCTCATGGGTAGATATAACATCCTAATAATGGATGAACCCAGTAACTTCCTTGACATACCAAGTTTAGAGGCTTTGGAAATACTAATGAAGGAGTACACCGGAACTATCGTGTTTATCACCCACGATAAACGATTACTCGAAAATGTAGCAGATGTAGTTTATGAAATTAGAGATAAGAAAATAAATCTGAAACATTAA
- a CDS encoding imsC-like protein yields MKQEKNTVQFSEIRSKGCNDIEMLERFLHGIVETATSKLRQRKLKTTEISIRLVHAKSENRLPLEFTFSIKPTSSSVIIYTEVINRFKECYTGGGIQGFTIQFDKNTLASA; encoded by the coding sequence ATGAAACAAGAAAAAAATACAGTACAATTTTCAGAAATCCGTAGCAAAGGATGTAATGATATTGAAATGCTTGAAAGATTTTTACATGGAATCGTTGAAACAGCAACTTCAAAACTTCGTCAGAGAAAACTCAAAACAACTGAAATATCGATACGACTAGTACATGCTAAATCTGAAAACCGATTACCATTGGAATTTACATTTAGCATTAAGCCAACAAGCTCATCTGTGATAATCTATACTGAGGTAATCAATCGCTTTAAAGAATGTTACACAGGTGGGGGAATTCAAGGTTTTACGATTCAATTTGATAAAAATACCCTTGCCTCTGCATAG
- a CDS encoding type VI secretion protein ImpB, translated as MILWNGTVALVLTTVVSIHIGYSRTEMKKSINAQNKIEPANLPKTMVSHVLVLFRKNTPLVQ; from the coding sequence ATGATACTGTGGAACGGAACAGTAGCCCTAGTATTGACTACTGTCGTTTCTATTCATATTGGCTATTCTAGGACTGAGATGAAAAAATCTATAAATGCTCAGAATAAAATTGAACCCGCAAATCTCCCCAAAACAATGGTGAGTCATGTACTTGTATTATTCCGAAAAAATACACCTCTGGTGCAGTGA
- a CDS encoding aminoglycoside nucleotidyltransferase gives MVNITDVKQILQFAIDAEIKVFLDGGWGVDALLGYQSRAHNDIDIFVEKNDYQNFIEIMKANGFYEIKMEYTTLNHTVWEDLKNRIIDLHCFEYTDEGEILYDGDCFPVETFSGKGRIEEIEVSCIEPYSQVMFHLGYEFDENDAHDVKLLCETLHIEIPNEYR, from the coding sequence ATGGTCAATATAACAGATGTAAAACAGATTCTTCAATTTGCAATAGATGCGGAGATTAAAGTCTTTCTTGATGGTGGCTGGGGTGTAGATGCTCTTCTTGGATATCAGTCAAGAGCCCATAATGATATTGACATTTTTGTAGAAAAGAACGATTATCAGAACTTTATAGAAATAATGAAAGCTAATGGCTTTTATGAGATTAAGATGGAATATACAACATTGAACCATACTGTATGGGAAGATTTGAAAAACAGAATTATTGATTTGCATTGTTTTGAATATACGGACGAAGGTGAAATTCTTTATGATGGGGATTGTTTTCCGGTAGAAACTTTTTCGGGTAAAGGAAGAATTGAGGAAATAGAGGTTTCCTGTATTGAACCATATAGTCAAGTAATGTTCCATCTGGGATACGAGTTTGATGAAAATGATGCACATGATGTGAAGTTATTGTGTGAGACACTTCATATCGAAATTCCAAATGAGTATAGATAA
- a CDS encoding transposase → MPTIKDALDIIGKLTVAEQESLKTMLLSPAFVKSLNIEDFVAKERFANGRVCPLCGCIHVVRNGHRKDGTQRYVCKDCGKSFVIATNSIVSGTRKDLSVWEQYIDCMMNGLSIRKTAVACGIHRNTAFLWRHKILDALQNMADDVTLDGIIEADETFFAISYKGNHSKSKTFAMPRKAHKRGHSTHIRGLSQEKVCVPCAVNRNGLSISKITNTGRVSTRDLHHIYDGRIKTNSTLVTDKMNSYVRFTNANGIDLVQLKTGKAKKGIYNIQHINSYHSQLKRFMRGFNGVSTKYLNNYLVWNNLVNYAKESDIEKRNIFLTFVLATLKTAKCRDLSNRPAVPLVA, encoded by the coding sequence ATGCCTACTATCAAAGACGCATTAGATATTATCGGTAAGTTGACTGTCGCAGAGCAGGAAAGCCTTAAAACAATGCTTTTAAGTCCTGCCTTTGTAAAGTCTTTGAATATTGAAGATTTCGTAGCAAAGGAACGCTTTGCAAATGGTCGTGTATGCCCTCTTTGTGGCTGTATCCATGTGGTTCGCAATGGTCATCGTAAAGATGGCACACAGCGATATGTATGTAAGGATTGTGGCAAGTCCTTCGTGATTGCTACGAACTCCATTGTGTCTGGTACAAGAAAAGACTTGTCCGTGTGGGAGCAGTACATTGATTGTATGATGAATGGCTTATCCATTCGTAAGACTGCTGTTGCTTGTGGGATTCACAGAAACACCGCATTCCTTTGGAGACACAAGATTTTGGATGCACTTCAGAATATGGCAGACGATGTTACCCTTGACGGCATTATTGAGGCTGACGAAACTTTTTTCGCCATCTCGTACAAGGGCAATCATAGCAAGAGTAAGACATTTGCTATGCCACGCAAGGCTCATAAGCGTGGTCATTCTACACATATCAGAGGCTTGTCCCAAGAAAAGGTATGTGTTCCTTGTGCGGTTAATAGGAATGGCTTGTCTATCTCCAAGATTACGAATACTGGTAGAGTTTCTACAAGAGATTTACATCATATTTATGATGGTAGGATTAAGACCAATTCCACTCTTGTTACGGACAAGATGAACTCCTATGTGAGATTTACAAATGCCAATGGCATTGACCTTGTGCAGTTAAAGACTGGCAAAGCCAAGAAAGGCATTTATAATATCCAACATATCAATAGCTACCATAGCCAGCTAAAGAGGTTTATGCGTGGCTTTAACGGTGTTTCTACCAAGTATCTGAACAACTATCTTGTGTGGAATAACCTTGTAAATTACGCCAAAGAAAGCGACATAGAGAAAAGGAACATCTTCTTAACTTTCGTTTTGGCAACATTGAAAACTGCTAAATGCAGAGATTTATCAAACAGACCAGCAGTTCCTCTGGTCGCCTAA
- a CDS encoding tetracycline resistance protein tetM — protein sequence MKIINIGVLAHVDAGKTTLTESLLYNSGAITELGSVDKGTTRTDNTLLERQRGITIQTGITSFQWENTKVNIIDTPGHMDFLAEVYRSLSVLDGAILLISAKDGVQAQTRILFHALRKMGIPTIFFINKIDQNGIDLSTVYQDIKEKLSAEIVIKQKVELYPNMCVTNFTESEQWDTVIEGNDDLLEKYMSGKSLEALELEQEESIRFQNCSLFPVYHGSAKNNIGIDNLIEVITNKFYSSTHRGPSELCGNVFKIEYTKKRQRLAYIRLYSGVLHLRDSVRVSEKEKIKVTEMYTSINGELCKIDRAYSGEIVILQNEFLKLNSVLGDTKLLPQRERIENPLPLLQTTVEPSKPQQREMLLDALLEISDSDPLLRYYVDSATHEIILSFLGKVQMEVTCALLQEKYHVEIEIKEPTVIYMERPLKKAEYTIHIEVPPNPFWASIGLSVAQLPLGSGVQYESSVSLGYLNQSFQNAVMEGIRYGCEQGLYGWNVTDCKICFKYGLYYSPVSTPADFRMLAPIVLEQVLKKAGTELLEPYLSFKIYAPQEYLSRAYTDAPKYCANIVDTQLKNNEVILSGEIPARCIQEYRSDLTFFTNGRSVCLTELKGYHVTTGEPVCQPRRPNSRIDKVRYMFNKIT from the coding sequence ATGAAAATTATTAATATTGGAGTTTTAGCTCATGTTGATGCAGGAAAAACTACCTTAACAGAAAGCTTATTATATAACAGTGGAGCGATTACAGAATTAGGAAGCGTGGACAAAGGTACAACGAGGACGGATAATACGCTTTTAGAACGTCAGAGAGGAATTACAATTCAGACAGGAATAACCTCTTTTCAGTGGGAAAATACGAAGGTGAACATCATAGACACGCCAGGACATATGGATTTCTTAGCAGAAGTATATCGTTCATTATCAGTTTTAGATGGGGCAATTCTACTGATTTCTGCAAAAGATGGCGTACAAGCACAAACTCGTATATTATTTCATGCACTTAGGAAAATGGGGATTCCCACAATCTTTTTTATCAATAAGATTGACCAAAATGGAATTGATTTATCAACGGTTTATCAGGATATTAAAGAGAAACTTTCTGCCGAAATTGTAATCAAACAGAAGGTAGAACTGTATCCTAATATGTGTGTGACGAACTTTACCGAATCTGAACAATGGGATACGGTAATAGAGGGAAACGATGACCTTTTAGAGAAATATATGTCCGGTAAATCATTAGAAGCATTGGAACTCGAACAAGAGGAAAGCATAAGATTTCAGAATTGTTCTCTGTTCCCTGTTTATCACGGAAGTGCAAAAAACAATATAGGGATTGATAACCTTATAGAAGTTATTACTAATAAATTTTATTCATCAACACATCGAGGTCCGTCTGAACTTTGCGGAAATGTTTTCAAAATTGAATATACAAAAAAAAGACAACGTCTTGCATATATACGCCTTTATAGTGGAGTACTACATTTACGAGATTCGGTTAGAGTATCAGAAAAAGAAAAAATAAAAGTTACAGAAATGTATACTTCAATAAATGGTGAATTATGTAAGATTGATAGAGCTTATTCCGGGGAAATTGTTATTTTGCAGAATGAGTTTTTGAAGTTAAATAGTGTTCTTGGAGATACAAAGCTATTGCCACAGAGAGAGAGAATTGAAAATCCCCTCCCTCTGCTGCAAACGACTGTTGAACCGAGCAAACCTCAACAAAGGGAAATGTTACTTGATGCACTTTTAGAAATCTCCGACAGTGACCCGCTTCTGCGATATTATGTGGATTCTGCGACACATGAAATCATACTTTCTTTCTTAGGGAAAGTACAAATGGAAGTGACTTGTGCTCTGCTGCAAGAAAAGTATCATGTGGAGATAGAAATAAAAGAGCCTACAGTCATTTATATGGAAAGACCGTTAAAAAAAGCAGAGTATACCATTCACATCGAAGTTCCACCGAATCCTTTCTGGGCTTCCATTGGTCTATCTGTAGCACAGCTTCCATTAGGGAGCGGAGTACAGTATGAGAGCTCGGTTTCTCTTGGATACTTAAATCAATCGTTTCAAAATGCAGTTATGGAGGGGATACGCTATGGCTGTGAACAAGGATTGTATGGTTGGAATGTGACGGACTGTAAAATCTGTTTTAAGTATGGCTTATACTATAGCCCTGTTAGTACCCCAGCAGATTTTCGGATGCTTGCTCCTATTGTATTGGAACAAGTCTTAAAAAAAGCTGGAACAGAATTGTTAGAGCCATATCTTAGTTTTAAAATTTATGCGCCACAGGAATATCTTTCACGAGCATACACCGATGCTCCTAAATATTGTGCGAACATCGTAGACACTCAATTGAAAAATAATGAGGTCATTCTTAGTGGAGAAATCCCTGCTCGGTGTATTCAAGAATATCGTAGTGATTTAACTTTCTTTACAAATGGACGTAGTGTTTGTTTAACAGAGTTAAAAGGGTACCATGTTACTACCGGTGAACCTGTTTGCCAGCCCCGTCGTCCAAATAGTCGGATAGATAAAGTACGATATATGTTCAATAAAATAACTTAG